One region of Mycobacterium riyadhense genomic DNA includes:
- a CDS encoding haloalkane dehalogenase: MSSSAPEVFRTPDSRFEHLPGYDFEPHYLEVDGLRMHYLDEGPREGSPVVCFHGEPTWAYLYRKMLVPLVAAGHRVIVPDYAGFGRSDKPTDRRWYTYDRHSELVAKVLGALDLHNAAVVVQDWGGPIGLRWAVENADRVEALMIMNTGVFIGRVSKGFMAWRDFAEKNPDLPVGFVIQGATTSQLSEDVVAAYDAPFPSAESKAGAAQFPLLVPISEDAPGVAEMLAVREELSRWHKPALVAFSDSDPVFPYPRSGQAFCDLIPSAHEQVRIEGAAHFLQEDRGEQLAGELLGLLAKV; encoded by the coding sequence ATGAGTTCCAGCGCCCCGGAGGTTTTTCGAACACCCGATTCGCGCTTCGAGCATCTTCCTGGGTACGACTTCGAACCGCACTACCTGGAAGTCGACGGTTTGCGGATGCACTACCTGGATGAGGGGCCACGGGAGGGATCGCCGGTGGTGTGTTTTCACGGCGAGCCGACGTGGGCCTATCTCTATCGCAAGATGCTTGTGCCGCTGGTCGCGGCAGGGCACCGGGTCATCGTTCCCGACTACGCGGGTTTCGGCCGCTCCGACAAACCCACCGACCGGCGCTGGTACACCTACGATCGCCACAGCGAGTTGGTCGCGAAGGTGCTGGGCGCTCTCGACCTGCACAACGCGGCTGTGGTTGTCCAAGACTGGGGCGGCCCGATTGGACTGCGCTGGGCGGTGGAAAACGCCGATCGGGTTGAGGCGCTGATGATTATGAACACCGGTGTGTTCATCGGGCGAGTGTCCAAGGGATTCATGGCCTGGCGCGACTTCGCGGAGAAGAACCCGGATCTGCCCGTCGGATTCGTCATCCAAGGAGCCACGACCAGCCAGCTGTCCGAAGACGTCGTGGCCGCCTATGACGCGCCCTTCCCGAGCGCTGAGTCGAAGGCCGGCGCTGCGCAATTTCCTCTGTTGGTCCCCATCAGCGAGGACGCGCCCGGCGTGGCGGAGATGCTAGCCGTCAGAGAGGAGCTGTCGCGCTGGCACAAACCAGCACTGGTGGCGTTCTCCGACAGTGACCCGGTTTTCCCGTACCCGAGGTCGGGGCAGGCTTTTTGCGACTTAATCCCCTCTGCACACGAGCAGGTGCGAATCGAGGGTGCCGCGCACTTCCTTCAAGAAGACCGCGGCGAGCAACTGGCCGGGGAACTGCTTGGTCTGCTCGCCAAGGTCTAG
- a CDS encoding TetR/AcrR family transcriptional regulator — MPRTSDARDRILSTAARLFLERSYHDVGVEELCAAADVRKGSFYHYFSSKAELAKAVIDLHTQAFQARLASQTGATAADKFAAIPDAIGAIQAALYAQFGRFVGCPFGNLAAELSTTDEAVRIHLAARLAALEEQLAQVCRDAAAAKMLRDDVDPDRLAHAIFAHYQGLILLAKLHGSSAAALAPALHDFVDGYLTDAVRARP, encoded by the coding sequence GTGCCACGAACTTCCGACGCCCGGGATCGCATTTTGTCAACCGCGGCACGACTGTTTCTCGAGCGCAGCTACCACGACGTCGGTGTCGAGGAACTCTGTGCCGCGGCTGACGTTCGCAAAGGCAGCTTCTACCACTACTTCTCGTCGAAAGCTGAACTGGCAAAAGCGGTTATCGATCTGCACACGCAGGCTTTTCAGGCGCGGCTGGCCAGCCAGACCGGCGCCACAGCCGCCGACAAGTTCGCCGCCATTCCAGACGCGATCGGCGCCATCCAGGCAGCGCTGTATGCGCAGTTCGGACGCTTCGTCGGCTGCCCATTCGGCAACCTGGCAGCCGAGCTGTCGACCACCGATGAAGCGGTGCGCATCCACCTCGCCGCGCGGTTGGCCGCATTGGAAGAGCAACTCGCCCAGGTCTGCCGCGACGCCGCCGCTGCCAAGATGTTGCGCGATGACGTCGACCCCGATCGGCTGGCCCACGCGATATTCGCTCATTACCAGGGTCTTATCCTGCTCGCCAAACTGCATGGCTCGAGCGCTGCTGCGCTGGCACCCGCGCTGCACGACTTCGTTGACGGCTACCTAACCGACGCGGTCAGAGCTAGACCTTGA
- a CDS encoding NADP-dependent oxidoreductase, with protein sequence MPDRNRRFLLRERPTGRIGLDTFELSEVPIPDIGDGEALVRVDWISLDPTNRTWINETPTYLPPVGIGEVMRAGGLGKVVASKNPNYVVGQIVQGLVGWQEYTVASDTMPLFPIDVAEGVSPSAYLGALGITGLTAWIGIREIGKPQPGETVVVSAAAGAVGSVAGQLAKADGARVVGIAGGPEKCALLTEQLGFDVAVDHRADDWAAQLVAATPDGVDVDFENVGGDIMDAIFARLNTGARVALCGLISGYNDADPPPGPRAFGNLLIQRVTLQGFIVLDHFGRAPEAIGEIAGLIAKGELTPLETVVEGFEQLPTAINMLFDGKNVGKLVVKV encoded by the coding sequence ATGCCCGATCGAAACCGCCGCTTCCTGCTCCGGGAACGCCCAACCGGACGCATCGGTCTGGACACCTTCGAACTCAGCGAGGTACCGATCCCCGACATCGGCGACGGCGAGGCACTCGTCCGCGTCGACTGGATTTCCCTCGATCCGACCAACCGCACCTGGATCAATGAAACGCCGACCTACCTACCGCCGGTCGGTATCGGCGAAGTGATGCGCGCGGGCGGGCTCGGCAAGGTCGTGGCGTCGAAGAATCCCAACTACGTTGTCGGGCAGATCGTTCAGGGTCTCGTCGGCTGGCAGGAGTACACGGTTGCCTCCGACACAATGCCGTTGTTTCCGATCGACGTAGCCGAGGGCGTCTCGCCGAGCGCGTACCTCGGTGCACTCGGGATAACCGGGCTCACCGCGTGGATCGGGATCCGTGAGATAGGCAAGCCGCAGCCGGGTGAGACGGTTGTCGTTTCGGCCGCGGCGGGTGCGGTCGGCTCGGTCGCCGGGCAGCTCGCCAAGGCCGACGGCGCCCGCGTCGTCGGGATCGCCGGCGGCCCGGAAAAGTGCGCGCTGCTGACCGAGCAGCTCGGCTTCGACGTGGCGGTGGACCATCGCGCCGACGATTGGGCCGCCCAGCTCGTCGCGGCAACGCCCGATGGCGTCGATGTCGACTTCGAGAATGTCGGCGGCGACATCATGGACGCGATCTTTGCGCGTCTCAACACTGGCGCGCGCGTCGCGCTGTGTGGGCTGATCTCGGGCTACAACGATGCCGACCCGCCGCCGGGCCCGCGCGCCTTCGGCAACTTGCTGATCCAGCGGGTGACGCTGCAGGGCTTCATTGTTCTCGACCACTTCGGCCGGGCGCCGGAGGCGATCGGCGAGATCGCCGGCTTGATTGCCAAGGGCGAGCTGACGCCACTCGAGACCGTCGTTGAGGGCTTCGAGCAGCTGCCGACGGCGATCAACATGCTGTTCGACGGCAAGAATGTGGGCAAGCTTGTGGTCAAGGTCTAG
- a CDS encoding phosphopantetheine-binding protein — MLDVDRVGIDTSLFDLGGDSLSASRIHTVAT; from the coding sequence GTGCTCGATGTCGACCGAGTCGGAATTGACACCTCGTTGTTCGATCTGGGCGGTGATTCTCTTTCGGCCTCGCGCATCCACACAGTCGCCACGTAG